The Ictidomys tridecemlineatus isolate mIctTri1 chromosome 6, mIctTri1.hap1, whole genome shotgun sequence genome includes a region encoding these proteins:
- the Art4 gene encoding ecto-ADP-ribosyltransferase 4 has protein sequence MKLPVQKGTIYTHLLINRCKRIFLRTPVAPGMGIWLQGVQLPLLLLLCGLQTHTGSAEVAAEIAFDLAPDSFDDQYQGCSEQVLKELSQGDYFRKELDAHKNYSKVWHKAHLTWLNQAKDLPKDMTTTHAVALLVYTTNNNMRSDFSNAMATAARSPQQYRHSFHFKYLHYYLTSAIQLLRKEILEKNGTLCYEVHHSMKEVNFKAPVGATLRFGQFIFTPFLKEETQKFGNQTLFTIFTCMGVPVQDFSLKKEVLIPPYEFFEVVNTSYHPKGNWLQLRSAGNLSTYNCQLLKDSSKKCIPAPIVIASLSFLASVIISSKSRV, from the exons ATGAAGCTGCCAGTGCAAAAGGGTACTATTTACACACATCTACTAATCAACAGATGCAAGAGGATTTTTCTCCGGACTCCTGTGGCTCCTGGGATGGGGATCTGGCTCCAAGGAGTGCAGCTGCCACTCCTGCTGCTGCTCTGTGGTCTGCAGACACACACCGGGAGTGCTGAG gtTGCAGCTGAAATTGCCTTTGATTTGGCACCAGATTCCTTTGATGATCAGTACCAAGGCTGTAGCGAACAGGTCTTGAAGGAGCTAAGTCAAGGAGATTATTTCAGAAAGGAACTAGATGCCCATAAGAATTACTCCAAGGTGTGGCACAAAGCCCACTTAACCTGGCTGAACCAAGCAAAAGATCTCCCCAAGGACATGACAACAACACATGCTGTGGCTCTCCTGGTTTACACAACGAATAACAATATGCGCTCTGACTTTTCTAATGCCATGGCCACTGCTGCCAGGTCTCCTCAGCAGTACAGACATTCATTCCATTTCAAATACCTACACTACTACCTGACCTCAGCAATCCAGCTGCTGAGGAAAGAGATCCTTGAGAAGAATGGTACCTTGTGTTATGAGGTGCATCATAGCATGAAGGAGGTCAACTTCAAAGCCCCCGTAGGTGCCACCCTTCGATTTGGCCAATTCATTTTCACCCCCTTCCTGAAAGAAGAGACACAGAAGTTTGGGAATCAAACGCTGTTTACCATATTTACCTGCATGGGTGTACCTGTACAAGACTTCTCCCTCAAGAAGGAAGTCCTAATCCCTCCGTATGAATTTTTTGAAGTGGTAAATACCAGCTACCATCCAAAAGGAAATTGGTTGCAATTGCGGTCTGCTGGAAACCTGAGCACATATAACTGCCAGCTGCTTAAAG